GCCCCCCGGCCAGAAGCTGGTAGTACGCATGGCGCGTTCGTCGCCGGGGCGCTACGCGCTGCACGATTTTGTGAAGAACGTGTACTACACCATCGCTACCGATGGCACGGGCAAACTATTGGCTATCAACCGGCCCGACCCCTACTCTTGGGAAATAGCGCCGGGCGCCGACGGCACGGTACAGTTTAACTATACCGTGTACGGCGACCGCTCGGACGGCACGTTTGCCGGCATCGACCAGCAGCACGCGCACCTGAATATGCCAGCCGTGTTCTGCTACGCGCAGGGCATGGAAACCCGGCCGGCCGAGGTGAAATTTGACTTGCCGGCCAACTGGAAGGTGGCCACCCAGCTACGGGCGGCCGGCGAGGATAAAACGACCTTTACGGCCCCTAACCTCCAGTATTTTATGGACAGCCCCACGGTGCTGGGGTCGTCGCAGTTTCTGCACACCTGGCAGGATGGCGGGCGCAACTTCGAGATGGCAACCTATTACCCCGGCACGGCCGGCGAGGTCGATGCCTTCGTGAAGAAAACCCAGAAAGTGGTGCGTGAGGCGGCCGGCGTGTACGGCGGCGAGTACCCGCAGTTTGATTTCGGCCGCTACACCTTCCTGGCCGACTACCTGCCCCAGGCCACCGGCGACGGCATGGAGCACCGCAACTCGACCTCGCTTACCTCGCCGCAGCCGCTGCGCGAGGAAGGCGCCCTGCACAACCTGGGCACCGTGGCGCACGAGTTTTTCCACTCCTACAACACCGAGCGCATCCGCTCGCAGGGCCTGGAGCCGTTTGATTTTCAGCGCACTAATATGAGCGACGCGCTCTGGTTCGGGGAGGGCTTTACGCAGTACTACGGCGAGCTGATTCTGCGCCGGGCGGGCTTCTACGATGATGAGCAGTTTTTTGAGCGCGTCAGCTCGTGGGTGAATGCGCGCCTCAACTCGCCCGGCGCCCGCTACGCCTCGCCCATCGAGATGAGCCGGCAGGCGGCTTTCACCGACGCGGCCGTGTCGCTCGACCCCACCAACCGCAGCAACACCTACCTCTCGTACTACATCCAGGGTGCGGGGCTAGCCCTGTGCCTCGACTTGCAGCTGCGCCAGCGCTACCACACCTCGCTCGACAAGTACATGCAGGCCATGTGGCTGGAGTTTGGCAAGCCCCAAACGGCGGCGCTAGCCCCCGCCAAATCCTTTACTGTGAAAGACTTGCAGCGCGTGCTGGGCACCGTAGCCAAGGATACGGCGTTTGCGGGCTCGTTCTTCCGCCGCTACATCTACGGGCATGAGGCGCCGCGCTTCAACGAAAACCTGGCCACGATGGGCCTGGCCGTGGTGCCGGTGAAGGCACTGGCCGCCGCCCTGCCCCGCCAGGTCGAGTTTGACGAGGAAGGCCGCTGCATCCTGAACCGCAATACCACCATCGGCTCGGGCCTCTACAAAGCCGGCATCGACCGGGGCGACCAGATTGTGACCCTCGACGGCGAGAAAATTGACAACATGGCTACCCTCGAAAGCATCATGCGCCGCCACACGCCCGCCGACCTCGTGCCGGTGAAGGTGCGCAACCGCGCCGGCATTGAGCGCAGCGTGCAGGTAGTGCTCACCGAAGATACCAACGTGCAGGTTCAGCCCATGGAAAGCGTGGAAAAAATGACCGCCACCGCCGCCCAGAAAGAGCAGCGCGCCGCCTGGCTAGCCAGCGCTGCCAAGTAAGCGGCCGCTAGCCCATTAAACAGCAAAAAGCCCCGGCCGAAGATTTCGGCCGGGGCTTTTGCGTTGTGCTGACTACCAGAGCCTAGCGGCGACGGCCGAAGAAGCGCAGTAAAAACAGGAACAGGTTGACGAAGTCCAGATACAGCATGAGCGCGCCCAGAATGGAGGCCTTGTCGTGCATCTCCTCGCCTTCCGTCACGCCCAGGAAGGCTAGCTGCTTGAGCTTCTGCGTGTCGTAGGCGGCCAGGGCCGTGAAGAGGATAACGCCGATGAAGGAAGCCACCAGGTTGAGCGTGGAGTTGTGCAGGAACATATTCACTACCAAGGCGATGAACAGGCCAATAATAGCCATGCTCAGCATCTTTCCCCAGCCCGACAAGTCGGATTTGGTGAAGTAGCCAAAGGCACTCATCACCCCAAACATGATGGCCGTGGTGAAAAAAGTCGAAGCAATCGAATCGGCCGTGTAGGCTAGGAATAGTACGCTCAGCGTGAGGCCGTTGAGCAGCGCGTAGCCAATAAAGGCGGCCTGCGCCTGGCCCCGGCTCCACTGAAAAACGCGGGCCGACAGAAAGCCGACCAGCACCAGCTCGGCAATAATAAGGCCGATGAATACGAAGCGCGTGCCGAAAACAAACTCCAGCACAGCCGGCGTGCCGGCGGCAAACAGCGCGACGCCGCCCGTGAGGGCCAGGCCGGCGGCCATCCAGCCGTAGACCTGGGCAAAGAACTGCGCCTGAATGCGGGCGGCCTCTTCGGCCGAAAGCTGGTGGGCGACGGACCGGTCGCGGTCGGGCAAAAATTGATTGTCGCTCATGAAAAAAGGTGGTAAAACGGGTGAATGGGATTGCGACGGCCAACTCACGAACTTTGGCCGCTGCTTCCGGTACTATAACAACTTTGCGGCCGATTTGTACCGTTTGTTTTGCCTGCCCTTATGTCTGCTTCCGTTCAGTATCGCCGCAATGAGGCGCTCCGTACCATTCGCCCCGGCTACGTAGGCAACAAGCTCATTGGCAATGAGTTTTGCAATGGCGAAGCGCTCTTCGAGCCTTCCTTCGGCACAGCGCTACGCTGGCAGCTCACGGCCAATCCGCAGAAGGAAGAGAAGAAAAAGGACACCTGGGCGCCCGCCGTGGTGCCCTGCGCCGAGGCTTTTTTCTCGACCGAGGACATGCTGGTGTGGCTGGGGCACGCGTGTTTCCTGCTGCGCATCAGAGGCGTGAGCCTGCTGTTTGACCCGGTGCTGTTTTCGTCGCTGGGGCTGCGGCACCGCCACGCGCTGCCCTGCCGGCCCGAAGACGTGCGCAACCTCGACTACCTGCTGCTCTCGCACGGCCACCGCGACCACCTGGATGAAAAGTCCGTCAAGCAGCTGGCTAGCCAGAACCCGCAGTTGAAGGTACTCTCGTCGCTGGGCATGGCTAGCCTGCTGCGCGGCATGGCCCCCAACCTGCCGGTGCAGGAAGCCGGCTGGTGGCAGCAGTACGACCTAGGCCCCGAGGCGCCTTTTGAAATCTACTACCTGCCGGCTAGCCACTGGCATCGGCGTGGCCTCACCGACCTCAATAAAGTATTGTGGGGCAGTTTTTTAATTAAAACCGACGACCGCCTCATCTACTTCGCGGGCGATACGAGCTACGGCGACCACTTCGAGCAGATTGAGCAAACGTTTGGCCCCTTGGACATTGTACTCATGCCCATCGGCGCCTACAAGCCGCCGTTTATGATGCACTTGAGCCACGTGAACCCCCACGAGGCCGCCAAGGCAGCCAACGTGCTGCGCGCCGGCCACGTGGTGCCCATGCACTACGGCACCTTCGACCTGAGCGACGAGCCCGCTTCCGAGCCGCTGCGCCTGCTCACTGAAGTAGCGGCCGGCGGGCTGCTGCGCGGCGCGCTGCACGCGCCCGCCGTGGGCGAAATCATGCGCTGGCCAGCCTGGGAATAGTCCGTTTGTCGGGCTCATCTGACGCCCGCCTGCAAAGCAGCTTTTCAAGTTCGCACGACTCCTTCAGGCGCGGCAAGCTGCTTGCTGCGGGCCGCCAGATGGGCATGGCGGGGCCGTACCTTTGCCGCCTATGTCGCCGACCCTTATTTTAAGTCTGATTGCAGGCTACTTCGCCGTACTGATTCTCATTGCGGTACTCACTTCGCGCAAGGCCACGAGCGAGAGCTTCTTCATCGCTAACCGCAACGCGCCGTGGTACATGGTGGCCTTCGCCATGATTGGCACCTCGCTTTCGGGCGTCACGTTTATCTCGGTGCCGGGCAACGTGCAGGGCAAAAGCTGGAGCTACCTGGCCGTAGCGCTGGGCTTCGTGGCGGGCTACCTGGTTATTGGTACGGTGCTGCTGCCGCTCTACTACCGCTTGCAGTTGGTCAGCATTTATTCCTATCTGGAGCAGCGGTTTGGCTACTGGAGCTACAAAACGGGCGCGCTGTTTTTCCTGATTTCGCGCTCGCTAGGGTCGGCCCTGCGGCTCTACCTGGTGGCGGGCGTGCTGCAGCTGGCCGTGTTCGATGCTATGGGCGTACCTTTTTCTATTACGGTCGTAGTCAGTATCTTATTTATCTATCTCTACACCTTTAAGGGCGGGCTCAAGACCATTCTCTGGACCGATACCTTCCAGACCCTAGCCATGCTGAGCTGCGTGGCGCTGAGCATCTACTTCATGTCGGATGCGCTGAACTACTCCTTCAAGCAGCTCATCTCGACGGTGCGCACCAGCCCGATGTCGCAGGTGTATTTCGACAATTTTCGCGACGATAAATTCTTCTGGAAGCAATTCGCCTCCGGCATGTTCATTACCATCGTAATGACGGGCCTCGACCAGGACTTAATGCAAAAAAACCTGAGCTGCCGCAGCCTCGGCGAGGCCCAGAAAAACCTGTTTTGGTTTACGCCGGTCATCGTGAGCGTCAATGTGCTGTTTCTTACGCTCGGGGTGCTGCTCTACAAATACGCCGCCGCCAGGGGCCTCGACCTGGCCCATATGCCGCAGCTGCTCACTGCCAAGGGCACGCTCGATACCGACAAGGTTTTTCCGTATCTGGCCACCACGCAGTTTTCGCTGGCGGCGGGCATCATCTTCATTCTGGGCATTATCGCCGTCACCTATGCCTCGGCCGACTCGGCGCTCACGGCACTTACCACTTCGTTTTGCGTTGATTTTCTGAATATTAAGCAGTACCCCGAGGCCCGGCAAACGCGGCTGCGGCAAGCTACGCACCTAGGCTGGTCGGTGGTGCTGATTATCATCATCCTCATCTTCCGCGCCCTCAACGAGCAGAGCCTGATTGATGCCGTGTACAAGGCGGCCGGCTTCACCTACGGGCCGCTGCTGGGGCTGTTTGCGTTTGGCATTTTCACCACGCGGCAGCTGCGCGATGGGCTGGTGCTGCCCACCTGCGTGGCCGGCGTGGCCCTCACGCTGCTCATCGTGACGCACTCGGTGGAATGGCTGAACGGCTACAAATTCGGCTTCGAAATTCTGCTACTTAATGGCGCGCTCATCTACCTGGGGCTGCTGCTGATTTCGCGGCCCGCCGACCGAACCGAAGCCGTCCCACAGTTGTCCTAATACGTGGCGCGGCCAGTGGGTATCTTTACTAATCGCTAGGCTTTTTCTGCGTCGTTTTTTACGTTCTATGCGCGCTTACTTCTTCGCTATTCTCCTGGCTGCCCCCTGGCGGCGCTGGCCCAAGTCAAGCCGGCTCCGACCAAAGCGCCCATCGTGCTCACGCCCGGCAATATGCAATTGCAAGCCGGCGGCGGCGCCGAAAACCGGCCCGACCACCCACCCGCCTTCCCCGGCGGGGAAGAGGCAATGGGCGAGTTTTTCAGCCAGAACGTGCAAATTCCGGTGAAAGCCAAGCAGGCCCGCGTGACCGGCGACGTAGTGATAGCGGCTACTATCGGCACCGATGGCAAGCTCCTTA
The genomic region above belongs to Hymenobacter sp. BRD128 and contains:
- a CDS encoding sodium:solute symporter, with the protein product MSPTLILSLIAGYFAVLILIAVLTSRKATSESFFIANRNAPWYMVAFAMIGTSLSGVTFISVPGNVQGKSWSYLAVALGFVAGYLVIGTVLLPLYYRLQLVSIYSYLEQRFGYWSYKTGALFFLISRSLGSALRLYLVAGVLQLAVFDAMGVPFSITVVVSILFIYLYTFKGGLKTILWTDTFQTLAMLSCVALSIYFMSDALNYSFKQLISTVRTSPMSQVYFDNFRDDKFFWKQFASGMFITIVMTGLDQDLMQKNLSCRSLGEAQKNLFWFTPVIVSVNVLFLTLGVLLYKYAAARGLDLAHMPQLLTAKGTLDTDKVFPYLATTQFSLAAGIIFILGIIAVTYASADSALTALTTSFCVDFLNIKQYPEARQTRLRQATHLGWSVVLIIIILIFRALNEQSLIDAVYKAAGFTYGPLLGLFAFGIFTTRQLRDGLVLPTCVAGVALTLLIVTHSVEWLNGYKFGFEILLLNGALIYLGLLLISRPADRTEAVPQLS
- a CDS encoding MBL fold metallo-hydrolase, producing MSASVQYRRNEALRTIRPGYVGNKLIGNEFCNGEALFEPSFGTALRWQLTANPQKEEKKKDTWAPAVVPCAEAFFSTEDMLVWLGHACFLLRIRGVSLLFDPVLFSSLGLRHRHALPCRPEDVRNLDYLLLSHGHRDHLDEKSVKQLASQNPQLKVLSSLGMASLLRGMAPNLPVQEAGWWQQYDLGPEAPFEIYYLPASHWHRRGLTDLNKVLWGSFLIKTDDRLIYFAGDTSYGDHFEQIEQTFGPLDIVLMPIGAYKPPFMMHLSHVNPHEAAKAANVLRAGHVVPMHYGTFDLSDEPASEPLRLLTEVAAGGLLRGALHAPAVGEIMRWPAWE
- a CDS encoding Bax inhibitor-1/YccA family protein, producing the protein MSDNQFLPDRDRSVAHQLSAEEAARIQAQFFAQVYGWMAAGLALTGGVALFAAGTPAVLEFVFGTRFVFIGLIIAELVLVGFLSARVFQWSRGQAQAAFIGYALLNGLTLSVLFLAYTADSIASTFFTTAIMFGVMSAFGYFTKSDLSGWGKMLSMAIIGLFIALVVNMFLHNSTLNLVASFIGVILFTALAAYDTQKLKQLAFLGVTEGEEMHDKASILGALMLYLDFVNLFLFLLRFFGRRR
- a CDS encoding M61 family metallopeptidase; amino-acid sequence: MKKLLRTKGLAGMALVGLPGLALAQAPGTMLLASITVPTTARKPTPSLPVKPKPTIPTKLAAGPVAKPLAPAVQPAARPVAAPAAKPVAASAAKPAVAAATKSAKPAAAPAARPVAAPLPKTAAEAAPPAASAQPAAVPAAKPTPNAAPRQVASVKADGPAVRYAVSFPNAVHHEVRVAATFAGLPPGQKLVVRMARSSPGRYALHDFVKNVYYTIATDGTGKLLAINRPDPYSWEIAPGADGTVQFNYTVYGDRSDGTFAGIDQQHAHLNMPAVFCYAQGMETRPAEVKFDLPANWKVATQLRAAGEDKTTFTAPNLQYFMDSPTVLGSSQFLHTWQDGGRNFEMATYYPGTAGEVDAFVKKTQKVVREAAGVYGGEYPQFDFGRYTFLADYLPQATGDGMEHRNSTSLTSPQPLREEGALHNLGTVAHEFFHSYNTERIRSQGLEPFDFQRTNMSDALWFGEGFTQYYGELILRRAGFYDDEQFFERVSSWVNARLNSPGARYASPIEMSRQAAFTDAAVSLDPTNRSNTYLSYYIQGAGLALCLDLQLRQRYHTSLDKYMQAMWLEFGKPQTAALAPAKSFTVKDLQRVLGTVAKDTAFAGSFFRRYIYGHEAPRFNENLATMGLAVVPVKALAAALPRQVEFDEEGRCILNRNTTIGSGLYKAGIDRGDQIVTLDGEKIDNMATLESIMRRHTPADLVPVKVRNRAGIERSVQVVLTEDTNVQVQPMESVEKMTATAAQKEQRAAWLASAAK